One Carya illinoinensis cultivar Pawnee chromosome 5, C.illinoinensisPawnee_v1, whole genome shotgun sequence genomic window, AGCTGCTGAAAAATTACAGAGCCAGCAGAGTGATAGTGATCCAATTTGCATTTTCATTGTTAATAGTCAACCTTGTAACTTTTCAGAtgttgtgttgtgtgtgttggCATACTGTTTTGACTGTCTTTCATGCTTACTTGCTGACTGTTGATTTTATTACTTGGTGACTGTTTTATCTAAGATGGATTCACACTGCCAATACGATCCATTTTTCACCACACTATTGCAAAGTGGTGGAGAATGTATTATTAACCCCCCATGGCTCGTGTTTTGCATGATAATGTGTTTCCTAAGGTTGAAGTGACACAACCCGAAGGGCAAGTAAGGGCACGAACTAAACTATCCCAACGGGGTGTGTCCTTCACCGTGGAGGAAGACAACCTCCTTGTATCAGGGTGGCTCAATATTAGTATAGACGCTATTAGAGGGACAGATCAAAAGTCCACCCAATTGTGGATAAGAATCCATGATTACTTCAATACTTATAAAAATGCTAATTGGCCTGAACATTTTGTGGGGTCGTTGACTAATCGATGGTCAACTATCCAAAAAGccacaaataagttttgtggtTTCTTGGCCCAATTCGAGTCAATGCATCCAAGCGGTACCAATGAACAAGACAAGGTATGTTTCTAATTATCATAAATTTGGATTGTAACATgtactaatatttttatgattggtGTTTAGATTGACAAGGCAAAGGCATTGTACCGATCGACACAAAAAAACAACTATAATTTGGATCATTGTTGGAATTTATTGAGGCACTAACCAAAGTGGCAAGTGCATATGGATAATTTGCCAACAAAGAGAAAGACAACTTGCTCTACTGTTCCAGCTGCCAATGCCATAGATGTAGAGGAAAATGAGAACATGTCTACCAATTTGGAGAGGCCACTAGGCAAGAAATCTGAAAAAGAAaggggaaggaaaaagaaatgcttGTAATAGTCAATTTGATGGAAAGTTAAGTAACATGGAAAGTGATAGGAGGATAATGATGATTGAGCGACGGGAGGCGACAATGAAGGCTGATAGGGATAGGGCTGAGATAATCTcacttaagaagaagaagatggagatgGAAATCATGATGTTGAATCTTAATAACATGAATGCAGTGCAGCGAGAATACTTCAAGTCAATTCAACTTGAAATCCTAGAGAAACATAGGAATGAACTGAATGAAATGTAGTAGCTGGAGGAGGGAGAAGTGCACTGAAGAATTGTTGTTTTGCACACCTGGTAATACCATGGTTTTTTGTTGCTGTTTTTTGTTAATAAACTGAATAGTTGATGGTTTTGCACACCTGAAAACAATTACTAGTTGCTGTTTTTGGTAAAAAAACACAGATTAATATTGCTCTGTCTCTCTATTTTGCAGTTGGTACTGATTTATGAAATGGAAGACTATTTTTTGGATGGAAGTCTACTTTTTGGAACTTCATGACAGCTTGGAACCCACTGACTGATTTTTTGGATGTATATTGAAACCTTGTAACTGCTGTTATATGTTAATAGGGGTTTATATTTGAACTGCTGTATATGATAACTAGGTGCAGATTTATGTATTTCCTCTTGGTGTTTATGTAagtgttttttgtaattaagatggtgtttgaatatttgatttccACTAGGTGTTTATGTAAgtgttttgtaattaagatggTGGAGGAAGTGTATATTTCCTCTAGGTGTTTATGTAtatgttttgtaattaagaagGTTAAGAATGCAGTGCAGATTTCCTATTTCTGTTCATGTAGATGTAAGTGCAGTGCATATTTTCTTCATATTGATTTATGTAACCTTAAGTTGCTGTTTTCTTGATATTGATTTATGTAACTGCAGTGCAGACTTTCTTGATATTGATTTATATAAgtgcagttttttatttttgcatgaCTTCTCATATGTTGCTAGATATTTCGTTAAgatatttagtaaaaaaattagttgataGAATTTTGTTAGGATTAAATGAGctttgaaaatgtgtttttttaatattaatttaattataatataatattgcttaatattaaattggtagaattataaaatgtgagaaaacaaaaattttttaaaaaaaatattattttaatgatattttattattatatatagaatagaTGGCTAATTCAATGTGAGACTTGAATTTAGATAGAATAGGCAAATGTATTTTCAAGTTGATATTGGCTAAATTTGGATATGCATTTGGCCAAGTCAATGTTAATGCTTTTACACGCATGTTGGATTCGCTAATTTTGCATATTGAAATTGATTCACAAAAGCACAATTACTCATTGAAAAGATAGAAGCTTCACCAAATGGCACACAAACGCACTGCCttgttttaattcttttatatttctcaCACAAATGGCACACAAATTGCTTTAGTTCTGGCACAAATTGCTTGAGTGCATATGGGAAAGGGTAACGAAGAGAAATGAGAGGGAAAGGTTTTGGTGTATGCATGTctagatcatttttttatttttggatgccTACGTGGTGTTTATTGAGTACTgctacatttataaaaaaaaaaaaaaaattaaacaagataattatataaatagacGTGATTTTGTCTAATttattaaatctactttataagaaaagtaattttataatttgacgaataatctgttagatttattttataaaaaaaaataactttataatttgacaaatCACATCACGCCATATAAATTTTTAGAActgtttttatataatctcttttgtgactaaaatatttcctttaattaatagatattttaaactttGTCTTCCAATTGTATAGTGTAAAACATCTATAAGTTCAGAAAATGTACAGCCTATTTGCATTTGGATTGAGAGATGGATTTTTTACATGAAATAAACGGTGTTGATTCCAATTTTCGGACATTGCAATTGTCAATGGTCGAAGGCCCAAAAATAGAGAATAAGTGAACAATAAGGTTTCGTTTGGTAACATTAACcattgtatttcatttttttaaaaaaattatataaaatataataaataatttaatttttttaaaatttaaaataaaattatattctaaaaaattttatttaaagtttaatttattttatctgcgtAACCAAACGAGACTTAAATAAAGTAAATGAGATTAATATTTATGCGCTTTACTTAAGTTTACAAGAGGTTACTTTGCTATTGGGGTTCTTAATAAtgctattttaaaaaagagaaataaaaattgcaATTCGGCCCACCGACATTTCAATCCTTGCTTCGGGCCCGGAGCTACTGTTTTTGTTTGCCAACTGTTTTCTGAAAGCGTCACGTGCTCTTGAGTATGTTGTGATGACTTTGCCTCCCGTTAAAATGGGTCTTGCCATTGATGCCAGCTGTCAATAATACCATCTACATTACTTACATGAtcaataatatttgtatttacatgatgaatgatatttataattttaagaatatagatttcatgcatttttttaaaaatatatatataaatgagatatatatataaattatatttttttaatagtgatgtctattcttttttaaaagaaatgcccAATATTTGTACTTTTTAAATCTAGaatattgtatttaaaaaatatgggatatattattaaaatgttagtatggagtattaaaaaatatgagatatattattaaattgtatAATGAgcagaagaatttaattaatttaaaaaaattaaaaaataaaagaaaaaaggaaagatatATGTGTGTTGCATGCAATGCATGGGCAGCAAAGCTCTATCGATCGATAAAATCTCTGGCGTGCCATGGAAGTTGAAAGGAAGGCCGAAGCCCGAAATCACTGCTGCCACCAGACAACAGGAATCTCAACAGATGATGTTTCATTTGAATCTCTTAACTATAATAATTGATTAAATGAATGAGTAGGGTCGTGGGTGACAGGTGGTAGGATAATGTGTGGATGTCAGATATCCCACGTGATGGATTTTTGTCATTTGCACACGTTTCGCCATCCAATtggttttcatttctttttatttatttttaacaacaCATTTTACCCGCGCTCATTATAATATGTGGATGTcatatatttctctttcttttagaTATGATAGTTGACTTTCACCTACTTGCGACTGCCAACGAAGCTATTACTATTTTCACATCTCACGCGCTTTTTAACaatgaagataaaaaaatagtttggattgagaaataaGACGAGGaagtttagataaaaaataaaaataaaataaaatattattaaaatataattttttatattattattattttaaaattttaaaaaaattgaattagaatttgaaaaaattaaattatttattatattttatgtaaaaaattttaaaaatataataataagatatgatgaaatattttttaaatttcatatatttattgacaacaagctttttttatttttattgttgataatataatatttagtttataacaaaaattaaagttaattttttgtatacaaAAAATCACTTCCTAACATTTTAATGATGTGAAAGGTCAACTTATAagtaagaataatatttttatttaaaaaactctATACCACATATTATTCatgtgatataatttaattttaaagataatttttaaaatttaaatttttataaattaaattatgcaacatagATAGTGTGATTAAAATTTGATCATTATGTTATTGTACCGTTAACCTTCCATTAAATATATAGCCTCATTGATAAAATGTCACGtgtgaaaaacaaaattaataacatCATTTTAGGAACTAATaatcaaacaataaataaaagttaaaatgataaagaagcATAATGGTCTATTTgcatacttaaaatattttagtatatttggcaatagttataaaattatttgagttaagattttaggAAGTGAGGGAgaaaaagtataataaaaatattataaagttaaaaaattatttaaatctaatttttgttttaaaacataagaaaatattcttatttgttatgttttggtttagattttagaaaaattatattgattaaataatgattatataaaaaatattaaaaattgaaaattgaaaattgaaaaatatattatatttgattCATGTTTAGGAATAAAATATATGAGAGTATCTAAGAATACTTGAAAGaacaatgctacatacaatccACATTTTGGGATTGTAATACAGGCATAtgttattttatctttaaagttttttaaaattactaaaatatttctcataaaataatattttttctgttttaataaaaaacatgcacatgcagtCCTTATTTAGAgactgtaaatagaatttctctacTTAAAAATGGTTGAGTTGTCAAATAGCCTATATTTTATTAGTAAGGTAATCTGACTATTTCGCTATTATtcaatactattaaaaaaattatttattatttattattattatttattaaattttgactaTTATTTGTAAATCATCTTAATTATCAAAACATCCAAACGTAGCTAAGATGAGATTATTCCATctaataagttgagatgatataaaaattataataattagattaaataaGAGATTTATTTGTATCCAAACAACTCCTAAAATGTtgataaatatgatttttctttcCAGCGTCATCTCTCATTCACTTTCTAACCGAACCATTGGACCGTGCTTTCAAGCGCTAATGTTTGAGAGTCTCGTTAATGAATATCCAGACAGACAGCACGTATAATTGATTGGCAgtcattataatatataaaatcaaaatcaaaccaCCCTTTGCCTGTCCACCGTTATGAGTTCCATTATCGAGGAATCAACAGGCAACCGCCCACCTCCGTCGAGACTCACTGCAAACAATAAGTGACACCACTGAACCGCACGACGCCGTTTGTTACATCCGCTGCAATATCAATCAACGTCCTCTCTTTCATATTGGACCTAAGCAACAGTGAACCGAGGAGCTCGGTTTTTTTTCCGTATACAAGACCAAAATGTTTACGGTCAACCCGGCCGGTCCTCCCAAGTCTGACATCTCCGGCGGGGTACTCAGGACATCTCCTGCTTTCTTCGGTGAAAGCAGCATAGCCCCTATTCGGAGGACTCAGTTACCGGTATTTGGTTCTCGGGTCAACAGGAACGGGCTAATCCGGGCCGTGATCAGCAGTGGCGACAAGACTTTGGAGGCTGGTAGTACCCTGGAAGGCAAAGAGAGTAATGGGTCTTTGTTGTCTTCGGGAGGAGGGATCGAAGTAAGGGCGGTGGTGACtgtgaggaagaagatgaaggagacGATCACTGAGAAAATAGAGGATCAGTGGGAGTTCTTTGTCAACGGATTTGGCCAGGGCATCGTCATTCAGCTTATAAGCGAAGAGATTGATCCCGGTTTGTCTCTTAGTCTTAGACTCTTATTTCATTTAAGTTGAAGGCTTTTTTTCGTTCGGCTAGGGATCAACCGATCATAAGATGTTGTGCTTTCTTTCATGggtatatatgatcttttatgCAGTAAAGTGAAAGAGTATGACCTGGCCTTTAGATTTGACTGAACGATGGCTAATATGATGGTTTAAGAAAAGTAGAAATGGAAGAAGGTTAGCTGTCTGAACTGGGTCCTTAGTAGGATTTTGATTCAGTTgtctaatcttttaattaactAATGATATACTTAATTGCGTATTAATACGGAATTTTCACACTTTATACTATTCCATCGTTCTATCAAAGCTTTTTTCATTGGCTTTTATTGAGAGGGGAAATTATTGCTAGTTGTATACAGAGAGTCTGGTTATCCGTTGTTTCTCCTTTTCACCAAAAGTAAGCATATGGATGTTATCCGTCATTCCTCTTTTTTCTCTGTACAGAATGAGTTGCTTTCCGTCAGTAGCTATCATCTTTTCAAAATAAGGGATGTTTAATCTGCCTTTTTTACAGTTACCAATTCAGGAAAGAGTGTCCAGTCCTCTGTACGGGGCTGGTTGACGAGGCCATTGAACAATTCACAAATTGTTGAATATGCTGCTAATTTCACTGTCCCGAATGACTTTGGGTGTCCTGGGGCCATTCTCGTTACAAATCTTCATGGCAAGGAGTTCTACTTATTGGAGATTGTCATTCATGGTTTTGATGGAGGCCCCATCTTCTTCCCAGCTAATACGTGGATCCATTCACGGAAAGATAATTCTGAAAGTagaattattttcaaaaatcaagTGAGAACTTTCAAAAATCAAGGAGTTTTCAGTCGATGGTTTTGCTTAACCAATGCTCATTGTCACATTGTTGTGAACAGGCATACTTACCGTCACAAACACCTCCTGGCATTAAAGATCTTCGCAACGAAGATTTATTGAGCATCCGAGGAAATGGGAAAGGCGAGAGAAAGCCCCATGATAGGATTTATGATTATGATCTGTATAATGATTTGGGTAATCCAGACAAGGACAAAGATCTTGCTAGGCCAGTTCTTGGTTGCGAAGAGAGGCCTTATCCCAGGCGCTGTAGAACTGGCCGACCTCCAACAAAATCAGGTATGCTGTTCTTGAAAGTGTCAGTGTAATTCTTTGAAATATCTTTTCTCCATATAGCTAATATTAATTATGTGTTTTGACTTGGATGGAAATGAAATAGATCCATTTTCTGAGACTAGAATCGAAAAGCCCCATCCAGTGTATGTTCCACGGGATGAAACTTTTGAGGAGATTAAGCAGGATACTTTCTCCACTGGAAGGTTGAAAGCTCTGCTTCACAATCTTATACCATCCATTGCTGCTACTTTGTCAAGTTCAGACATATCTTTTAAGTGCTTTTCTGATATCGACAAGCTATATAGTGATGGTGTTATCTTGAAAGATGATGAGAATAAAGATGTAATTGAGAATCTATTGCTGGGAAGGATGATGAAACAGGTTTTGAGCGTGGGCCAAAGGTTGTTGAAGTATGAAACGCCAGCCATTATAAAACGTTAGTGTGCACGTTCTCCTATCTTTCCagttttataaaagaatttattctTGAGGCTCATATCTTACAATTAATTATGTTACAGATGCTCTGTCAGATTTCATTCCACATCTAATCATCTACTCAAAAAGAAAGTGTTGTCGGTTCTAAAGCTCATTCTTTCTTGCAACTTATGAGGTTACTGTTTTCAGGAGATAGATTTGCTTGGCTGCGAGACAATGAGTTCTCACGTCAGACTTTAGCTGGACTCAATCCGGTGAACATTGAGATTTTGAAGGTAATACTAACACAGTTTattatcaattattttgttgaattcaCGTTCATCTGTCATGAATAGGGAGTCCTTGAGTTGATCATATTCGCAGGAATTTCCAATTCTCAGCGAGCTAGACCCTGCTGTCTATGGTCCTCCAGAGTCAGCTCTCACGAAGGAATTGATAGAGCAAGAACTCAATGGACTGAGTGTAGAAAAGGTATCAATATCTGCTTGCATTATGATATATGGTTTTGTATCCTCTCTTGCTTGGTATACCTTGATTAATTTGGTAAAATTCATATGAGGCATGCCTGTTAGTTTTGACTCCGAAGAAAAGGGATACTTAGATTTTCATTTGCAACTTCTGTTTTCTGTTTGGCAAAGTGCTTAATTTTATCCCCAACCACATCCCCTTTGGCGCACTTCAAATGTGATAtgaatgaaaatgttttttgtCAACCTGGTGAAATATCTATCCTGTAAATTCACGTCTTTATATTTGTAGTGTTTTACCAAACTTTTTCTGTATCATCCGGCTatcacattttgtttgtcattATTTTACTCAAATCCTTGAAAGACAACCAAATACAGTTGCAGAAGTCCGAAAGGTATAAACTGCAGAGGCATTTACATACTTTCTAAGTATCTCTGCATCTTCGGCCTCTCTAACTCTGCCTATTTGACATTTGATGATACAGGCTATTGAGGAAAAGAGACTGTTTATACTTGATTACCATGACATACTTTTACCATTCATCAAGAAGATTAACTCCTTGCCTGGAAGGAA contains:
- the LOC122309741 gene encoding lipoxygenase 6, chloroplastic, yielding MFTVNPAGPPKSDISGGVLRTSPAFFGESSIAPIRRTQLPVFGSRVNRNGLIRAVISSGDKTLEAGSTLEGKESNGSLLSSGGGIEVRAVVTVRKKMKETITEKIEDQWEFFVNGFGQGIVIQLISEEIDPVTNSGKSVQSSVRGWLTRPLNNSQIVEYAANFTVPNDFGCPGAILVTNLHGKEFYLLEIVIHGFDGGPIFFPANTWIHSRKDNSESRIIFKNQAYLPSQTPPGIKDLRNEDLLSIRGNGKGERKPHDRIYDYDLYNDLGNPDKDKDLARPVLGCEERPYPRRCRTGRPPTKSDPFSETRIEKPHPVYVPRDETFEEIKQDTFSTGRLKALLHNLIPSIAATLSSSDISFKCFSDIDKLYSDGVILKDDENKDVIENLLLGRMMKQVLSVGQRLLKYETPAIIKRDRFAWLRDNEFSRQTLAGLNPVNIEILKEFPILSELDPAVYGPPESALTKELIEQELNGLSVEKAIEEKRLFILDYHDILLPFIKKINSLPGRKSYASRTIFFYTKTGFLRPIAIELSLPPAPSSPQNKRVYTHGHDATTHWTWKLAKAHVCSNDAGVHQLVNHWLRTHACMEPYIIATHRQLSTMHPIYKLLHPHMRYTLEINALARQSLINGGGIIEACFSPGNYAMELSSAAYKSLWRFDMEALPADLLRRGMAVEDPSMPCGVRLVIEDYPYAADGLLIWSATQEWVENYVNHFYTEPNSVTSDLELQTWWNEIKNKGHHDKRNEPWWPKLNTKEDLSRILTSMIWIASGQHAAINFGQYPFGGYVPNRPTLTRRLIPQEHDPDYEKFIHNPQQIFLSSVATQLQATKIMAVQDTLSTHSPDEEYLGQVNQLHSHWINDNEVLKLFKKFSARLEEIEEIINARNKDNHLRNRSGAGIPPYELLLPSSGPGVTGRGIPNSISI